Part of the Zea mays cultivar B73 chromosome 4, Zm-B73-REFERENCE-NAM-5.0, whole genome shotgun sequence genome is shown below.
GATGGCAAATGAAGCTAGGTACGTCGGTGACATTGCCAACGGACCTCTTCCACACAACGAGTCATAAcacgttgctctcaaagcgatgACCAACAAGTAGGCGCTTCCCGATAAGGTGGCAAAAATTAACGTGGTCGGTCTCAATGAGGAGGAAATGGCGCTGgtgatcaagcgcttcaagaccgcattgaagaaACGCACCCAACAAGAGGAAATCAAGGGGAAATCGTACATGCTTCAGGTGCGGTAGGTctgatcattttattgctcaatataCTAATAATAaggatgaccaggaacaagacaggaaagggaagaaggagaaaaagaagttcCATAAGAAGAAGGGCGAGGCTCGCATCGGTAAGGAGTGGGATTGGGACAgggactgctcttcatctgactacgacgatgaaggacttgtccctccgccttcaacaagtacgtcatccctcttccccaacgagcgacacactTGCTGCATGGCTAAGGATAATAAGGTACATATACGTGACACTCCCaggtacacttcttctagtgatgaggattttgATGATGATTTAGATTATAGTGATCtttttaagggcttagatagatcaaaggtagataaaattaatgaattaattgatgctcttaatgaataaatagattgctagaaaggcAAGAGGATATTCTCTATGAATAACATGATAAATTAGTTAATGTAGAAAAATCCATTGCTCTAGAAATCAAGAAGAATGAGATGCTTGCTTGTGTGTTATCTTGATGTCATCATTCTATTCCTGGTCTTAAGAGCTCaaatgttgatttaaatgctagaatagAATAGCTAAGTATTGTTAGTTCATTTGTGGAGCATGTGTTTATTtacaatagatgtaaggattttgatattgatggttGCAATGACCATGTCTCTACTATTTCAAAGTTGAATGCTGATATTACCAAACTTcatgctcaacttaaaatttgcaAAGATGAATGTGATAAGGTTCGggggtttcggtctcttcttaatttAATACCGAAAACGTGATCTTTTCCTCCCCGACCGAGTTTAATATAGTTAATAGTGTGTTTTATGAGAAGTTGCCATATTATATATAACCAACTAAAAAGCCTACTTAAATAGTAACTCTTTCATGGTGCAGTTGTACATTTAATAATGAGCTCACTTCTCTCACACATAGAGAGTCTTAGAGTCTACGTGCAGCTCACTCTCAGTTGGCTACTATTGGGGTTCGTGACCCGACCGCGCACCATAGGGTTACCCATgtgatgcttttgggtaggacgacgTCATTGATCAcgactcgatggttcgtgcagaGGCACTCTAGAATCACTCACATAATTATACATGTTCGGGGCGCTTAGAATTGCATAATATCCTACTTTCTGTTGTAGTTTGATACTGAACTCTGGAATACGAGGATTACAAGCTGGGTGGTGGATGAAGATGAGATGGAGTGGTTGGTGATGAGATGAAATGGTAGGCCCCTCGGCCTTATATACATGACTAAAGAGAGCTATCCCATTACAAGTTGTGATTAATACCTACTTGCCTATCTCCTTCTTTGTCGCAGATTGTTTCCATTCATGTCCGAGGTCCTCATCGCCCAACCGCTCGAGTTATCGCCGAGTCCATAGCCCATTCGGATGTTTGTAGACGCATCACCCGACACATCCATGCTTCAACGACGCTTAACTCAGGTGTCGGTCTTCATTAGCTTGGATCGGGCTCGCCTGAGTTGGCTACATCCTGTTGGCCCATCCCATAGGGCGACTCAACAAGAAGCCCGTCAGGCGACCCGCGATATGTTTTAGTGTCCACGAGGACCCagagatatctatcccccacaagcccccgtggCTCAAGCCAACTTTTGAGAGTAGTTGGCTCGAGACTCTAAAAAACGATGTCCTTTATTTCTTCTAAGTCCTTTATTTCTTCTAAGCTTTTCTAAGGTCGTTTTGTTTCATTGTTGTATCCTTTGTTCATTctaatcaactcaaaggtcttcattatCTGATTTTGAGTTCAGCATTTTATTTTGGTCCTTGTGTCCAATGGTTGTAGCCTCagagctttgaattgatttgaGTACTAATCAACTAAAATGTCTTCACCACCTGTCTTTAGAAAGCTCCAATTTATTATAACGATCATGTCCGAATGATGTTTGTCCGGTTGAACTTGTTCTCGCTAAGTCCCTTGCCGACTGAAATCTAGCCGATTGAGTCCAAACCGATAGAAGGTCCGATTGGACGACACTCAGCCAGGGGTTTTTATGCGACTGCTGACTGGGTTCTGGCCGATAGAGGTCTGATCGACTCCAGTTTGACCGATCTTGAGTTTGTTGTTTTGTAACTCCTGCGGATATTTTGCGGATCGCACTGCTTCGGAAAATCTTGAAAAATCCAGTTtgtacacccaatgggtgtgtaCGCTGTTTGTCCCAAAAATAGTAACCTAACGCGACGGGGGGAGGGGGTGATGATGCGCTTGAGAGGTTGGCACTACTCCCCTCCGGTGTCGTGTTACGCCAATGGGTGTTAGTGATCTGCTCCCTTTTTTGGAAACTTACACGACTATTGAAGTCCTCGCGACTGTTCGCTATACGGGCGGGAGGCGAAGGGTCGCCCCTTGTCCTATTTAAATAGACTGCCTACCTGCGACCGTCTCCTTCACTCGCTCATTGTTCTTATTTTTGTTCTTCCTCCGCTTACCAGAACCACGATGGCCGGCAACAAGGGTGGCAAAGGCAAGCACAACCAAAGGGACGGAAAGCGGAAGCGCCCTCCGGCTCTTCCGTCGGAGGATTTTGGCGACTCGAAGGAACACTTCTCCTCCGAGGGTGAAGACTCCCCGCTGCCAGCTCCTCTCTCACCGTCGTCCAATTACTCGGACGACTCGATGGGGTTGTCGGTGACCGAGAGTGTCCACATCCGATCCGTCGAGCGAGCAGGGCTCAAAGGGTCCGATGCCTCGGAGGAGGAGTACTCTTCGGAGGATTTCGAGGGGGGAGGACTCTGAGGAGGAGGACTCCGAGGAGGATGTCGGTGGCGGTGGCGACGAGAGCGGCTATGAGGGCGGCAACAACGGCAATGGAGGCGGCGAGGGTGGCGACGGTGATAGCACTTAGAGGGGGGGGTGAGTAGGTGATCATATAAAAACAGttcaacaaaacaaacttggtgTAAAATCACTTAGTGAAACCAAAAATCAAGTTCGAATGATGAGTGAGAGAGGAGAGAACTTTAGTCTCTTTTTAATCTTGAGAAACCAAAAATTGATTTTTTAATTAGATTATATTTAATACTTGTAGCAGACATTCAACACATCCGATACGGtacgaactaaactttagtctccaATCTAAAAtttagagggtgtttggtttgaggaatgaagtggtccatcttcttctcctcacttttttatttggtttgtggaatagaatggattgatccatcaccaccttatTCCTCATaaactaataattagtatatacatgaggagtgAGTTGATTTCACCAAAATTGATAGAATGAACTTATGATGTATCACTTCATGAAGCATAGAGTGACTCTACAAACCAAACATACCATTAGTCTCTaatctctacaactattaagagcgaactgtagactgcccccgcctctaCCCAACGCCGCATCCCCTTCCACCCGCAGATAACGCGCACGCCCGCACCACACCCGCCGCGATTCCCTAACGGCCGCGGATCACGCGCTGCCCCCGCCGCCACGATTCCCCTCCCCCTCACGCCCGCCCCCCACGCCGAGATTCCCCAACTGCCCACGGATCACGCGCACAAACCGCCCCATCCGCGAGCCGAAGCAAACCCTAGCGCTGTTGGAGTAGTAGCCTACGACCGATGGCTGCGACGGCGATCCTGCcggggctggggacgcaagtgctTATCCGGACCGTCCATCCTATGTACCCTACCCCCGCGTGCGTCGCCCCCAGATCCCCTGGTCGTCTGGCGGCGCGCGGAGGCCCCGGGGCGAGAGTTGACGGTGTCGGCGACCTCCTgccactgcggccggcggaggctcCCACGGTTGAGGTCGAGGTAGCGCGAGCCCCAGGCGTCGACGAGCGCGGCCGTCTCGCCCTCGCTCCAGCAGTCCTCCCGGTACGGCAGGTTCGGGTTCGGCGGCAACTTCCCGTCCTTCGCTCCTCCTCCCAGATCTCTCCGCGTCACGACGACGCGGCAGAGAAAGCCAGGAACTCCAAAGGTGAAAGGTCCGAGTTCGGGTTCGGAAGCCAACCCACACCACTCCACCACACCCTACTCGAGCGAAGCGAGCCAGCAATGGCGCATCGCGACCGCGGGCCGTGACCGGCGTCGTCGGAGACTGGAACAACAATGGCTGCCGTCGTGCGCGACGGGCTTGCGATGCCCCCAGCGGTTgtgcccgcggcggaggaggagatgCGATGGTGGAAGCTAGACAGTGGCGTGAGCGCAGTATCGTTCGGGTTCGTGGCCACCGCCATCCTCGTGTCCATGTTCCTCGCCATGGCCATCCTCGAGCACTTCCTTTGCCCCCTGGCCCACACGCTCGGGCACGCGCCGCCCCGGGGGATCCACCGCCGACTCCGCTTCTTCCTCGGCCGCGGCGGTGAGCGTACCGCTGCCCCCAGCTCGGATCTCGAGGCGGCGAGGAAGCTCCAAGGCCACACGCCCCTGGAGGTACGGCTATGGCATACTGTTCCCACACGCTCTCCTCGCCTCCCGCCCATCTATGGCGCCACACTTTAATGATTTCGTCGCCTGGCCTTTTTCCCCTCAGTTTTCTGTTCTCGCATGGTTTGTTTTTCGCTACTCTGTGTGTCTGCCCATCTGATGGACCTGGTTGCTAATCTTATCGTTCTGTATTCTCTGCTCCGCTTGAACATAATGCAGCAATGGAGCAAAGGCGTCTACTCCTAGCGAGGAAGATAAAACTGCAATGATGTCTTACCATTACCTCTAGCTGTTAAATAATTGATCGTTAAAGAGATCATGCAGCTGCAGTGCAATAGGTTAGAAAATAATACTATCCCTATTATGACTCGACGCATAATACCAGGTGTTTTGTCTGTGTATAGGGAAAGATCATGCATTGCATATAAAAAGTAGGCAAAGGAAACTACTTTTATCTGATACTAACATTTTACTATGTGTTTTGGTGTTGTCAGAACTCAGAACATAGAGGTTGTTGTTCAAATATGCACTTGAGTTATACTAGGACTGATATAACATTGTTCGAGAGACCATATCGTTTAATTATTTTAGTGGGCATGCCAatgttgattgctccaatttcacATATGCCCATCATGTACGTACTCTGCTTTTGCATCGAAACTTTTATTAGAAATATTGTTTTTAACTTTTTATTAATTTCATTTGGTAGCACCGCCCATTTATACTGGTCTCTGTAAAGTGGGGGAGAAGTACTTGTTCTGTGCTGTGTGAGGTTAGAATAGATAATAATGGCACCAAGAATGTTCGATTTAGCATCTATCCTTGAATGCCATTCCCCTTCTATCTTCTCCAACTTTTATCCTACGGTTAAGTTCAGTAATTCATTTTATACTTGGTCTTAGTGGAAAGGTGTTTGTTATAAAATAGCCAAGGGTTGAATGAGATTATTATACATAGCCAAGAGGTCTTCCCTTAATCCTCTCAATTTAGACATGGGAAATTGGGAATGTGCTTGGTCTTAGCCTTAGCATCTCTATATTAATGCAGTAATTTACATGTTTTATCACATTTTGACTGACTTGTACTCGTTTAATGAAAACAGATCAGACCTCTCTGGAGGCATTACTTCCAGAACACACAGGGTCTTATCTTTGTTGTGGATAGCAATGACCGTGACCGTGTTGTTGAAGCCAGAGATGAGCTGCACAGGATGCTGAACGAGATAAAACATTTTACTAGACCATTTTATTATGCTGTTGCTTTCTATCAATAAGCTTTTGTGTGGCAAGTTTTTGAATTTTGCATCTTTGGTGTCATTCACGTGACAGAGAGCATAATCGGCTAAGCTGAGTGAATGTcattcttcagcaactttgaaaAATGGAATATGAAACAAACAAGAAATAATTTGTCTTCTTCAATGAAAAAGTTGTGCaagttttttttggttttattatattatattatttgTTTATTGATATATCCAAGGCTATTATGGTGTCGTCTAGGCGTTGAGCCGCTAAAAAAACCTGGGTGTCCCGTCGCCATGACAAAAAAATCAGCAAAATGAGGGGAGGCAAAAGAGAAGAATTGGAGGACCGGGAAGGCCAAGCACTTGTCTCTGCTTCTATCCCCATCGGCTCTAGACGCTATGGCCATCACAAACTTCTGCAACATCAGGCATCTGGCAGGGGCAGCAGCAGTCAGCAACCCTTGATCTGCGATCTAATGGCAACTGGAGGGGATCTGGAAGGGGACCAGCACCAGCAGTGAGGCAGGGGAGAGGAAGCGGTAGGGAGGAAGGGGTTGCGGGCGAGCGCAAATGGAGAACGGGAGAGGGGCAGTGGCAGCGGCAACCTGGAATGCTTATCATGGGGAGGGCTGAGGGAACAGGTAGGTCACACAATATGCCAGGAAGGATATATGGGCTGGTGGGCTGGGACTTAGGGTCTTGTCCTTTTCTTTCCTTTGTGCTGTTGCTTTAAAGTTTCTTATAATCATATGGCATCTTCTTGCCTCACTTTATGATCACCTAGGAACTGCCTAGGCGATTGGAAGCGGTGTCTCACCACACCTTGCCTTGGTGCCTGAGTAATCTTGAATATATCGTATAGATCTTTGGTCTACAGTA
Proteins encoded:
- the LOC103655791 gene encoding uncharacterized protein, producing MAAVVRDGLAMPPAVVPAAEEEMRWWKLDSGVSAVSFGFVATAILVSMFLAMAILEHFLCPLAHTLGHAPPRGIHRRLRFFLGRGGERTAAPSSDLEAARKLQGHTPLEVRLWHTVPTRSPRLPPIYGATL